A region from the Silene latifolia isolate original U9 population chromosome 7, ASM4854445v1, whole genome shotgun sequence genome encodes:
- the LOC141590264 gene encoding uncharacterized protein LOC141590264, with protein sequence MEQKVGWAKLIWNPRVLPKHSFLCWLVFRNALNVKDKLCRIGICTDDKCCICDTDTETISHLIMHCRYSRQVLHEVCSWLCIPTPGGNAIIWIGRRKWRPVQKGICLAAVMAVYYHVWQQRNLARIEGKLMRPMILVHQIQQMVKSKVHQLDMCTVSVRDREWLTLVGLI encoded by the coding sequence ATGGAGCAGAAAGTGGGATGGGCTAAATTGATTTGGAATCCTAGAGTCCTCCCTAAGCATAGCTTCCTATGCTGGCTAGTCTTCAGGAATGCTTTGAATGTGAAGGATAAGCTGTGTAGGATTGGAATCTGTACTGATGATAAATGCTGTATTTGTGATACAGACACAGAAACTATTAGCCATCTTATTATGCACTGCAGATACAGCAGACAAGTCCTGCATGAAGTCTGCTCGTGGCTGTGCATTCCTACCCCTGGTGGAAATGCAATCATTTGGATTGGACGAAGGAAATGGAGACCAGTTCAGAAGGGCATCTGTCTTGCTGCTGTCATGGCAGTTTACTACCACGTCTGGCAGCAGCGTAACTTGGCCAGAATTGAAGGAAAGCTGATGAGACCTATGATTCTGGTACATCAAATTCAGCAGATGGTAAAGAGCAAGGTGCATCAGCTAGATATGTGTACTGTATCTGTAAGAGATAGGGAATGGCTTACTCTAGTAGGCCTTATTTAA